The Saccharolobus shibatae B12 genomic interval AGCAGTAGTATTGAATCCGGAATTAAACGTTCAACCTAAAGTTTTTTACGTATTTAATAGGCAGTTAGGTAGGGGAGGAGGTGGTAACTCATGAATAAATTCCTATTAGCTTGGACTATAATATTCATAATAATTGGAGGAGGGATATTACTTTATGGTATGAGCTTTAATCCCATGTCATGGGCTAATGGCCTAGTGACATTTACTGAGCCTAATGGCGAGCCAATACCTTGGGGACTTTTAGTAATTGGCTATATGTTTTTCGGAGTTATAGGTACTGGCGTTAGCACTTACAATTCGCTATATGAACTATTTAATAAGAATCATCCAGAAAAGAATCCGTTTAAGAATATCTCATTAAGAAATGAGTGGATAGCACTAGCTGTACTAATACCGGGTTGGATTATGGTCTTTGCATCAACTTATAAGCCTGGAGAAGCTATCTATATTTACACGAGCTTTAGAGATACCTCAAGAATAGCTTGGAACGGTGTACTGTACGCACTTGTGGGTATTGGTATAATTCTAGAAATACTAGCCCTAATAGGGGAGAAGAGAAGGGAATATAAGGACCCTATTAGCAGACTCTTGGCTTGGCTATCATCTAAATCAGTATTGATATTAATAGTTGGTTATGCAATACTAATGGAGTTAATATTGGATGCGAACTTAGGCTCAGTGTTCGGTTACTTATCAACATGGGTCTACGAATTCGGTCCATTCATGTCGATGCTATTCGTCATATTATCATTCTATTCAGGTATTGCGATGCTATCATTTATGACTCCATTATATAGTAGATTTAGAAAAGTTAAAGAAGATCCAAATGGTTTGAGTATACATGACGTGTATAAAATACTAGGAAGAGACGGTGTATTAGCTACGATAGCAGTAGGTTTCTCACTACTGTGGTGGTTATGGTTAACAGCAACGAATCAGCAAACTTCACCTTGGGCAGAGCTTATGATTTCTGGGCCATATAGTGTAGTCTTTCTAATAGGTGGAGTACTAGTTGGTGTGATAATTCCAATAATCCTTTACGGGGTTGCATATAAGAAGGGAAGTGGCCATATGTTAGTAACATCTTCGATATTCACATTGCTTGGAATGTTCTCGATAATTACGATTGCTGATATTATACCTCAATCAATAACGTGGTATTATTCAGTCTCACCAATATCTCCATCAAATTCCAACTGGGTTTACGAATTGCGCAGTGTTTTCAATAACGGTCCATCGTGGACATTCCTACCATTCAATATATCGTTCTACGATATAGTATTCTTCATTGGCTCAGTACTACTATTACTTGGGATTTACACATTGGGCGTAATATTATTACC includes:
- the nrfD gene encoding NrfD/PsrC family molybdoenzyme membrane anchor subunit, which produces MNKFLLAWTIIFIIIGGGILLYGMSFNPMSWANGLVTFTEPNGEPIPWGLLVIGYMFFGVIGTGVSTYNSLYELFNKNHPEKNPFKNISLRNEWIALAVLIPGWIMVFASTYKPGEAIYIYTSFRDTSRIAWNGVLYALVGIGIILEILALIGEKRREYKDPISRLLAWLSSKSVLILIVGYAILMELILDANLGSVFGYLSTWVYEFGPFMSMLFVILSFYSGIAMLSFMTPLYSRFRKVKEDPNGLSIHDVYKILGRDGVLATIAVGFSLLWWLWLTATNQQTSPWAELMISGPYSVVFLIGGVLVGVIIPIILYGVAYKKGSGHMLVTSSIFTLLGMFSIITIADIIPQSITWYYSVSPISPSNSNWVYELRSVFNNGPSWTFLPFNISFYDIVFFIGSVLLLLGIYTLGVILLPLEEDEKARHLIFK